In one bacterium genomic region, the following are encoded:
- a CDS encoding tetratricopeptide repeat protein produces the protein MAESTWANPDFQAWAKKNNYILAKVETGKNPEMREKFNIVGTPTVLVYNAKGEQVDRTLGFVRPAEFIATVDDYQKGIGTLASMLAEEKDKTSDPAFMYKLAERLLSWNRIDDADARYAAVITVDPENKSGLADDAFLDRAWCCRKKKDFECAINHARDCYNRWPQGEKAAEAWIYVAYYSANAGKKDEAIAAYQEYLKKWPEGEDVEFAKEQIVKLQQPPDSTATKSGS, from the coding sequence CTGGCAGAGTCCACATGGGCCAACCCCGACTTCCAGGCCTGGGCGAAGAAGAACAACTACATCCTCGCCAAGGTCGAGACTGGCAAGAATCCCGAAATGCGCGAGAAGTTCAACATCGTCGGCACTCCGACGGTCCTGGTCTACAACGCCAAGGGCGAGCAGGTGGACCGGACGCTCGGCTTTGTCCGTCCCGCCGAGTTTATCGCCACCGTCGATGATTACCAGAAGGGCATCGGCACCCTGGCCTCGATGCTGGCCGAGGAGAAGGACAAGACCTCCGATCCGGCCTTCATGTACAAACTGGCCGAGCGCCTGCTGTCATGGAACCGTATCGATGACGCCGACGCGCGCTATGCGGCGGTGATCACGGTTGACCCGGAGAACAAAAGCGGGCTGGCCGATGACGCTTTCCTTGATCGCGCCTGGTGCTGCCGCAAGAAAAAGGACTTCGAGTGCGCCATCAACCACGCCCGTGATTGCTACAACCGCTGGCCGCAGGGCGAGAAGGCCGCCGAGGCCTGGATCTATGTCGCCTACTACTCCGCCAACGCCGGCAAGAAGGATGAGGCGATCGCGGCCTATCAGGAGTACCTGAAGAAGTGGCCCGAGGGCGAGGATGTGGAATTTGCCAAGGAACAAATCGTCAAATTGCAGCAACCACCCGACTCCACCGCCACCAAAAGCGGCAGTTGA